The sequence GAGGTGTTTCTCTTACCATCAAAATTAATTTTCTAGATTCTTTTATTGTGACACCAGCTGCTCTTGCCACCAAAGTATCATCATAACCATTTGCAATTGCAGCTAATGTTTTCATGCTACAAGGAGCAACAATCATTCCATCAATTCTATGAGTGCCACTAGATACACTTGATGCCATATTTTTTTCATCAGAGACATTTGTTGCAAGTGATTTTACATGTTCAGGAGTAAATTCAGTTTCCATGGAAATACATTTTTCACCCCATTCAGAAATTATCAAGTGAGTTTCAATGTTTAGTTTTTTTAAGGTTTCAAGCATTCTAATTCCATAGATTACACCAGTACTCCCAGTGATTCCAATTACAAGCTTCATTGATTAATCATTGAGGGTTATAGTATTTTATGTATTAGATAGAAAGAGGGAATTAACACTAGATATTTGTAGAATCTAGATTTTCTGAATCAGATAATTCCTGGTTTGCCTTTCTTCGTTTAAACCACATGAATATTCCAGCAGCAAGCATTACAGGAAGAAGTAAAACCCCCAGTATTTGGAGTTCAAAATTATACAGCATAACATCTATCAATCATCAGTTGAAAAAAATCTATTGATCAACCGATCTGAATAATCAAAAATTAGCTATATTAGATACCAATATGCAGGCACAATGTGATTAAAAGTTCTGAAATAAAAAAAATTGTTAATGATTACACTGATGTAAAAATTGGTGTTCTTGGAAGTCACTCAGCACTGGAAATAATGGATGGTGCAAAAGATGAAGATTTTCAAACCAGAGTCTTTTGTCAAAAAGGCAGGGAAGGCCCATATCTGAGATTTGGACGCATTGCAGATGAGATTACAGTTTTAGATAAATTCAAAGATATGGCATCAGCCAAATATCAAAAAGAATTAAGAGATTCCAGTACAATCATAGTTCCACATAGATCCCTTACAGTTTACCTGGGATACAAAACCATTGAAAATTCATTCAAAGTTCCAATTTTTGGAAATAGAAAACTATTCCAAGCAGAAGAAAGGACTGCAAAAAAAGGCCAATACTACCTATTAGAAAAAGCCAGAATAAAATATCCCAAACTATTCAAAGATCCTAAACGAATTAACAAACCATGTATTGTTAAAGTTCAAGAAAAAAAGAGGCCTCTAGAAAGAGCATTCTTTACAGTTTCATCATACAAAGATTATGTGACAAAATCTGAAGAAAAAATAAAGCAAGGAGTAATTGCCAAAAAAGATCTTGAAAAAGCAAGCATTGAAGAATTGGCAATTGGAACATACATGAATTTTAATTTCTTTCACACACCAATTTCAAATCAGGTCGATTTTATTGGAATTGAGAGAAGATTACAAACTAACATTCATGATTACAAT comes from Nitrosopumilus oxyclinae and encodes:
- a CDS encoding UbiX family flavin prenyltransferase; translated protein: MKLVIGITGSTGVIYGIRMLETLKKLNIETHLIISEWGEKCISMETEFTPEHVKSLATNVSDEKNMASSVSSGTHRIDGMIVAPCSMKTLAAIANGYDDTLVARAAGVTIKESRKLILMVRETPLSAIHLENMLKLARLGIVILPPVTEFYTKPKSIDDIVNHGVGKCLDQFDIEHNLYPRWGTL
- a CDS encoding formate--phosphoribosylaminoimidazolecarboxamide ligase family protein; translation: MIKSSEIKKIVNDYTDVKIGVLGSHSALEIMDGAKDEDFQTRVFCQKGREGPYLRFGRIADEITVLDKFKDMASAKYQKELRDSSTIIVPHRSLTVYLGYKTIENSFKVPIFGNRKLFQAEERTAKKGQYYLLEKARIKYPKLFKDPKRINKPCIVKVQEKKRPLERAFFTVSSYKDYVTKSEEKIKQGVIAKKDLEKASIEELAIGTYMNFNFFHTPISNQVDFIGIERRLQTNIHDYNALPAKEQLEMDIDLQNIEVGHTPASIRESLLEKVLKMGDKFVAAVKKEYAPGIIGPFSLQSVITKDLELIVYDVSLRVPGNPIVATTSPYTKYQYGQTFGVGRRIAMEIKRAQEEDRLDEIVT